Proteins encoded in a region of the bacterium genome:
- a CDS encoding FtsX-like permease family protein, whose product VGTIALIVASLGIINTMVMSILERTREIGVMKAVGASGRQIQSIFFFEAGVIGLLGGGLGVVLGWLVSRLANWIANIWVAHQGGAGGEIDFFYLPIWLIAGALLFSLLVSLLAGWYPATRASRINPVAALRHD is encoded by the coding sequence CGTGGGCACCATCGCCCTGATTGTGGCCAGCCTCGGCATCATCAACACCATGGTGATGTCGATTCTTGAGCGCACGCGCGAGATCGGTGTGATGAAAGCGGTTGGCGCGAGTGGGCGGCAGATCCAGTCCATTTTTTTCTTTGAAGCCGGCGTGATCGGGCTTTTAGGCGGTGGCCTGGGCGTGGTGTTGGGCTGGCTGGTCTCACGACTGGCGAACTGGATCGCCAACATCTGGGTGGCCCATCAGGGCGGAGCAGGGGGAGAGATCGACTTTTTTTATCTGCCCATCTGGCTCATCGCCGGCGCCCTGCTCTTTTCTTTGCTGGTGAGTCTGTTGGCCGGCTGGTATCCTGCCACACGCGCCAGCCGGATCAATCCGGTGGCAGCGCTGCGTCACGACTGA